The Leucobacter viscericola genome includes a window with the following:
- a CDS encoding XRE family transcriptional regulator → MTILETAGPVAEPENGTDALTLGRQVRERRIALGLTLEQLAAAVDRAPSQLSAIENGKREPRLPLLRALAAALGVTVDELLADEAPNERAALEISVERAQRGAVFRSLGIQPVRVSKATSDETLRAILGLHQEVERLHSERAATPEEARRANTELRAEMRVAGNYYPDLEKASSQLLDSVGYSGGPVSQQMISSVAEKLGFQLHYVSNVPHSTRSVIDRRNGRIYLSSNLPSRDARAPILRALASVVCGHEEPKNYADFLRQRVEANYLAGAVLLPEEASVDVLQEAKKQRRISMEDLRDAFGVSYEMAAHRFTNLATERLGLEVHFMKAHESGTLIKAYENDGVRFPSDALGNFEGAMVCRNWTARTIFSQPDRFNPWYQYTDMASGGTYWCTSRVEKAKEGLYSVSVGVRFEDVKWFRGRETPHRSQSFCPDDRCCRRASDELTRKWQAAAWPEAATPTSLLAALPTGTFPGVDSHEVYEFLETQERLSLESLRATPVADRI, encoded by the coding sequence ATGACGATTCTCGAAACCGCCGGACCGGTCGCCGAACCCGAGAACGGCACCGACGCCCTGACCCTCGGACGCCAGGTACGTGAGCGCCGCATTGCGCTCGGGCTGACGCTTGAGCAGCTCGCCGCGGCGGTGGATCGCGCACCGTCGCAGCTCTCTGCGATAGAGAACGGCAAACGTGAGCCCAGGCTGCCGCTACTGCGTGCGCTCGCCGCGGCTCTCGGGGTGACCGTCGACGAACTGCTGGCTGACGAGGCTCCGAACGAGAGGGCTGCGCTCGAGATTTCGGTGGAGCGCGCGCAGCGTGGCGCAGTGTTTCGCTCGCTCGGCATCCAGCCGGTGCGCGTCTCAAAGGCCACGAGTGACGAAACGCTGCGGGCGATCCTCGGGCTGCACCAAGAAGTTGAGCGGCTGCACAGCGAGCGCGCTGCCACCCCCGAAGAGGCCCGTCGTGCGAACACCGAACTGCGCGCGGAAATGCGGGTCGCCGGTAACTACTACCCCGACCTTGAGAAGGCCTCTTCCCAGCTGCTCGATAGCGTCGGATACAGTGGCGGCCCGGTCTCGCAGCAGATGATCTCTAGCGTTGCCGAGAAGCTCGGGTTTCAGCTGCACTACGTCTCGAATGTGCCGCACTCGACGAGATCCGTAATCGATCGGCGAAACGGGCGTATCTATCTGAGCAGCAACTTGCCGTCGCGAGATGCGCGGGCCCCGATTCTGCGCGCGCTCGCAAGTGTGGTGTGTGGTCACGAGGAGCCCAAAAACTACGCGGACTTCTTGCGGCAGCGAGTTGAGGCGAACTATCTTGCCGGAGCGGTTCTGCTGCCCGAAGAGGCGAGTGTTGACGTGCTTCAGGAAGCGAAGAAGCAGCGCAGGATCTCAATGGAGGATCTGCGCGATGCGTTTGGGGTGTCGTACGAGATGGCCGCCCACCGCTTCACCAACCTCGCCACTGAGCGGCTGGGGCTTGAAGTGCACTTTATGAAGGCGCACGAATCGGGAACCCTCATCAAGGCCTACGAGAACGATGGTGTGCGATTCCCCTCTGATGCACTCGGCAACTTCGAGGGGGCAATGGTGTGCCGCAACTGGACCGCGCGCACAATCTTCTCTCAGCCAGACCGGTTTAACCCCTGGTACCAGTACACCGACATGGCAAGCGGAGGAACCTACTGGTGCACCTCGCGTGTGGAGAAGGCCAAGGAGGGTCTCTACTCGGTCAGTGTTGGGGTGCGGTTTGAAGACGTGAAGTGGTTTCGAGGGCGAGAAACGCCCCATCGCTCACAGTCCTTTTGCCCGGACGACCGGTGCTGCAGGCGTGCCTCTGACGAACTCACACGAAAGTGGCAGGCGGCCGCGTGGCCCGAAGCGGCAACACCCACGAGTTTGCTTGCGGCGCTGCCGACCGGCACGTTTCCCGGTGTTGATTCCCACGAGGTTTACGAGTTTTTGGAGACTCAAGAACGGCTTTCCCTGGAAAGTCTGCGCGCCACGCCGGTGGCTGACAGAATTTAG
- a CDS encoding ParA family protein → MHVLSVSSLKGGVGKTTVTLGLASAAFSRGLRTLVVDFDPQSDVSTGLDVNPEGYANVADVLESPKEKTVRDAIAHSGWNQYHEGGTIDLLVGSPSAINFDGPHPSARDIWKLEEALATVESEYDLVLVDCAPSLNALTRTAWAASDRVLIVAEPSLFAVAATDRALRAIEEIRRGVSPRLQPLGVLINRTQPQSMEHQFRIRELREMFGPLILSPQLPERPSLQQAQGAARPVHMWPGEASQEMAANFDTILDRILRSAGMADAVASE, encoded by the coding sequence GTGCATGTATTGAGTGTGAGCTCCCTTAAGGGTGGCGTCGGCAAGACAACAGTGACACTTGGCCTCGCTTCGGCTGCCTTCTCGCGGGGTCTCCGGACCCTCGTCGTCGACTTCGATCCGCAGTCCGACGTCTCAACCGGCCTCGATGTCAACCCTGAGGGTTACGCCAACGTTGCTGACGTGCTGGAGAGCCCCAAGGAAAAGACTGTGCGTGACGCGATCGCACACAGCGGCTGGAACCAGTACCACGAGGGTGGCACGATCGACCTGCTCGTTGGCAGCCCATCGGCCATCAACTTTGACGGCCCCCACCCCTCCGCTCGTGACATCTGGAAGCTCGAAGAAGCGCTCGCCACTGTCGAATCCGAGTACGACCTTGTGCTCGTTGACTGTGCTCCGTCGCTCAACGCCCTGACCCGCACGGCCTGGGCCGCGAGTGATCGTGTATTGATCGTTGCCGAGCCGAGCCTGTTTGCTGTCGCAGCAACGGACCGTGCGCTGCGCGCGATCGAAGAGATCCGTCGCGGCGTGAGCCCGCGCTTGCAGCCCCTCGGTGTGCTCATCAACCGCACCCAGCCGCAGTCAATGGAACACCAGTTCCGCATTCGCGAGCTTCGCGAGATGTTTGGCCCACTCATTCTGAGCCCCCAGCTTCCCGAGCGCCCCTCACTTCAGCAGGCGCAGGGTGCAGCTCGCCCCGTCCACATGTGGCCGGGTGAGGCCTCCCAGGAGATGGCGGCGAACTTCGACACCATCCTTGACCGGATCCTGCGCTCAGCCGGTATGGCTGACGCTGTCGCGTCCGAGTAA
- a CDS encoding MerR family transcriptional regulator — translation MENPQQPIDSDLLFDDGLPRPNQDGGFKGATAAKAAGISYRQLDYWARTGLVEPTVRGAQGSGSQRLYGFRDILVLKLVKRLLDTGISLQQIRTAIAQLHDAGVHDLSQTTLMSDGASVYLCTSNDEVIDLVSQGQGVFGIAVGKVLREVETSLVDMEEHRDQAEPAHAASDELAQRRKARKIS, via the coding sequence ATGGAGAACCCGCAGCAGCCGATTGATTCAGATCTGCTGTTTGATGACGGCCTTCCCCGCCCCAATCAGGACGGTGGATTCAAGGGTGCAACCGCGGCGAAGGCGGCGGGAATTAGCTACCGTCAGCTCGACTACTGGGCGCGTACGGGACTCGTTGAGCCGACCGTGCGCGGCGCGCAGGGATCGGGATCGCAGCGCCTCTACGGCTTCCGCGACATCCTGGTGCTGAAGCTCGTCAAGCGCCTGCTCGACACAGGTATTTCGCTGCAGCAGATCCGCACGGCTATCGCGCAGCTGCACGACGCTGGAGTGCACGATCTTTCGCAGACCACCCTCATGAGCGACGGTGCGAGTGTGTACCTGTGTACCTCGAACGATGAGGTCATCGACCTCGTCAGCCAGGGCCAGGGAGTGTTCGGGATCGCCGTCGGCAAGGTGCTGCGCGAGGTCGAAACCTCACTCGTAGACATGGAAGAGCACCGCGACCAGGCTGAGCCCGCTCACGCCGCGAGCGACGAGCTCGCTCAGCGCCGTAAGGCTCGCAAGATTTCTTAG
- a CDS encoding FHA domain-containing protein yields the protein MDSEKQIRRDDSTEVKATQQFRDDLGSMIRARATDLTIDERDAVEALPSGAALLVVRRGPNLGARFLLDQDVTVAGRHPAVDIFLDDVTVSRRHAEFRRSGTEFSVADLGSLNGTFCDGSRIDGELRLEDGAEVQVGKFRFTFFASRFDLAEEL from the coding sequence GTGGACTCCGAGAAGCAGATTCGTCGTGATGACAGCACCGAGGTAAAGGCTACCCAGCAGTTCCGTGATGACCTGGGGTCCATGATTCGTGCCCGCGCGACCGATCTGACGATTGATGAGCGCGACGCGGTCGAAGCGTTGCCCTCCGGTGCTGCCCTGCTCGTCGTGCGTCGTGGCCCCAACCTTGGTGCTCGTTTTTTGCTTGACCAAGATGTCACTGTTGCGGGGCGTCACCCCGCAGTCGATATTTTTCTCGACGACGTCACCGTTTCGAGGCGACACGCGGAGTTCCGCAGGAGTGGCACGGAATTCTCAGTTGCGGATCTCGGCTCGCTGAACGGAACCTTCTGCGACGGCTCGCGCATCGACGGCGAACTCCGCCTGGAAGACGGCGCAGAGGTGCAGGTGGGCAAGTTCCGCTTCACCTTCTTTGCATCACGCTTTGATCTCGCGGAAGAGCTCTAG
- a CDS encoding MerR family transcriptional regulator — protein MTAAGARKLSGGLLSIGQVLAALQDDFADLTPSKLRFLEEQGLVTPERTKSGYRKFSQSHIERLRLILTLQRDHYLPLKVIAEVLDDMDQGLDPIIPGASQRNASSVLAPKRVLSSDELRRVTGASSRFLGEAIAAGLLPAAEVFPHDAVPQLTALMRLAERGITPRHLRSLRVAAEKEAEMISHAVSTRGVNSRTPLGTEDSLELAGYLDTVRSGVLRRRFSGQ, from the coding sequence GTGACGGCTGCTGGTGCCCGAAAGCTGTCTGGCGGGCTTCTCAGCATCGGTCAGGTGCTCGCGGCTCTTCAAGACGACTTCGCTGATCTCACGCCGTCGAAGCTTCGATTCCTTGAAGAACAGGGTCTCGTTACTCCTGAGCGCACAAAGTCGGGGTACCGCAAGTTTTCGCAGTCCCATATTGAGCGTCTGCGACTGATCCTTACCCTGCAGCGGGATCACTACCTGCCGCTGAAGGTGATTGCAGAAGTCTTGGATGACATGGATCAGGGCCTAGACCCGATCATTCCGGGTGCTTCGCAGCGAAACGCCTCGAGTGTGCTCGCCCCCAAGCGGGTGCTGAGCAGCGACGAACTGCGCCGGGTTACCGGTGCGAGCTCTCGCTTTCTCGGCGAGGCAATTGCGGCTGGGTTGTTGCCCGCGGCCGAGGTCTTCCCGCACGACGCTGTGCCGCAGCTGACGGCTCTGATGAGGCTGGCTGAGCGGGGGATCACCCCGCGTCACCTCCGCTCGCTTCGGGTCGCTGCTGAGAAGGAAGCGGAGATGATCTCGCACGCGGTTTCGACACGCGGTGTGAACAGCCGAACGCCCCTCGGTACCGAGGACTCGTTGGAGCTCGCGGGCTACCTCGACACGGTCCGCTCCGGCGTGTTGCGCAGGCGTTTTAGCGGGCAATAA